A window of Phragmites australis chromosome 2, lpPhrAust1.1, whole genome shotgun sequence genomic DNA:
AAAGGAAAAACATGGACGAGCCAGGGGGGAGCGATACATTAACAAGGCTAGATAGACTCGACGCGCGTTCTTTTATGAGTTTTGTTGTAGAGAAAAATCATGCACTTGTAAAGAAACGTGTGCATCTAATTACATTTTTCTCAGTTAATTATCAGGATCTGGTATGTTCATTTTCATATCTAAGGTTTCCTTACAGCAGTAGCATTTTCATTTCCTTGCTCTGTGTAGTATACTGCAACATTCCAGAGATTAGAGTCTAGGCCAAGCAACCCAGCCCAAGGGGCTGCTCCACTGGGATCAACTAATCCAAGCCAGTATAACTGACAATTCGCTGGCTGAAACTTATCACCTTGTTTCTAGACCACCCCCATATGATACTGATCCTAGATATGCCCGTGTTCAAAGAGAGGGATTGGTATCAAGGCGCGAGAAGTCTATAAATCTCACACAAGAAGAGTCACTAGCTCTCAGACGAAATGGCAGCAGCTCTGCTATTGAGCATTTAGCTTCTCAGAAGAAACGGAGCAGCACTGAAACTGAGGCTGAATATAAAGTCTATCGTTCTGAATCAACCAAGAGCTTATCTGCAAAAGCATATAACAGCAGTTATGCAGTTGTGACTTCAGAAGATGAGGATGTCTGCCCTACTTGCCTGGAAGGTTTGTGTTCATATAGCTTTGTCTAAATACACAGAGTTCATCTTGGTCATCTTGGTGTTTGAATATTTTTCTCACTGATTCATTATGTTAAACTCACTGCAGAATACACTCCGGACAATCCGAAAATCGTCACTAAATGCTGTCACCATTTTCATCTTGGTTGTATTTATGAATGGATGGAGAGAAGTGATACTTGTCCAATTTGTGGGAAGGTATGGTAGTCATAGTTTCGCACTTCTAGTTTTCACATTTCAAACAGACATCATAATCGCTAACTCCATACTGTAATTTCTTCACGGAACTGACAGTGTCTCCTTAAATCTGATGACACTGCAGGAAATGGAGTTCTGCGAGACCCCATGACAAGTTTTCATTTTTCATTCTCTCCACGTCAGGGCAAGGGAAATAGTCTACACTATGGGGATGCTGGAAAATTGTAAAGAATAGTTATGCGCTGTCCAAATGGATCTCGTTCTCGAGATCAGTTTCTTACATGTACTGAAATTATGGTCTATCGTGCTAAATTCGTGCTAGAATTTGCTTGCCCAATCTCTGGTTATATTTTCGAATGGCAGTTCAAGGGTGGAAGCACGGATTCATGCGGTTTAATAGTGATTGCaaggtgtgtgtatatatatatacacactgtATACATATTCTGTAGGTATGTTCACTGTAGTTCATATCTGCGTACATCCTACAAGTTttaactcatagtgtttcgagttgtaattGGAAGATATACACAGTGcgaataataagttgtaactcagtgttagcttcttgtgttgtaattatgtatttttgtatGTGAAATTGTAACTGACTTAtttaacaagttgtaactcacaatgttTCGAATTGTAACTGTGAAATATACGTAGTGCAAATAGCAACTACGTATAGACGTAGAATAGATCCgctgtgtgtgtatatatatatatcctggTGCAAGCCATCAACCATAGTTGGCTAAAGGCGGTGTAAAGCTCACTTGCCAGAAGACAATTTATAGCAGATCATACAGTTGCAAGCCATGAACCTTAGTTGCACGTTTATCAGGCCTCATCAGAGATTCAGAGTCGCAACATTGTGGGTAAAGAAAGTACCTTCCTGGATAAATATAACATAAAAAGTCCAGACTCGAATCACTTGCTCAAAATAATTTATCGGAGTGCTCAAAGCAGTAGCAAGCCATCAACCTTTGGTTACACAATGACAGCTATAGGCAACCGTAGAATACAAAGCTGATTCAGAAAATTGAGAGCAACGGTACATCACAAAACTAAGAAAAGAGAGCCAGCAAGCTAGCATTTATTTAGTAATCGTTCACCTACCAGTACCAGACCATTTCAATCAATTTTTGCGCCTACACATTAGCCGTCTTCAGGGTGTTGCCCTTCTCCTGCAGGCTCACGAGAAGGCTGTCAAAGCTCTTCTTGAAGGAGTCCACACCTTCCAGCTCAAGCTGTTTCCCGACCCCCTCCCAATCGATACCCAGCTTCTCCAGGGCGCTGTATAAACCTTCCGCCTCAGACACATTTGCATCAACTGTCCTTGAAATAGTGCCATGGTCTATGAATGCCTGCAAAGCTTGGTCGGGCATTGTATTGACCTGAAATTACATGGAATAACAGGTGTTTAGCATCAATCCAAAGTTGTGGCCTCTCTGTGATGATAAAAAAGGATTTCCTATCTGCGATTTAATTTCAATGCAGGAAACTCATCGTGCAAACACACCGTGTCAGGTCCAATGAGACTGTCCACAtaaagggtgtcaggataagcaggATTCTTGACACCGGTGGATGCCCACAGCAGCCTCTGCTTCCTGGCACCCTTCTTGGCCAAAGCCTCCCACCTTGGGCCAGAGAATTTCTTCTGGTAGAGCTGATTTGCTAGTTTCGCCTGTGCTACCGCAGCCTGGCAGAACAGTGGGTGGTTATATTGCAGAATTGTATGGGTAATTTTATAAGTCATAATGTTAGGAGGCAGGCAATTCTAATTTCCTTCACCTTTCCTCTCAGAGCAAGCGCCTCAGGTGTTCCAATCTTCTCGAGCAATTTGTCGATAAGGGTGTCGACTCGGCTGACAAAGAATGATGCTACACTGGTCACTCGGGACAAGTCACTCAAACCGGAAGCCTCTAGCCCATCAAGGTAAGCATCGATCACAGCCTCATATCTTGCGATCGAGAAAATAAGCTGCAGCGACAGCAATGAACTTGTTATCAATAAACTTATCACAGCAGTTCTATTATACAGTTTTACTACAACAATATCATAAACAGTCAAATAGACAGAAAAAATGGTACATATGATATCCGCTTAGAAGGAAAAGACTGACAATGCAGAACTCAGCACTTACTGTGACGTTGACACTTATGCCATTAGAGATGACTTCCCGGATAGAAGGAACACATTCTGCAGTAGCAGGGATCTTTATGTAGACATTAGGGCAGTTGACCACTTTGTGTAACCACTTCGCAGCTTCGACAGTTCCTTGAGTGTCATTTGCCAACCTAGGAGACACCTCCACGGAGACATAGCCATCAGCTCCATCAGTCTCGTCATAGATAGACTCAAAAAGTTTGCATGCGTCTTGGATATCCTTTATAACGAGTTCCCAATAAGCGCTCTCTGCATCCTTTCCAGCTGATATGAGCTGCTTGAACTGCTCATCGTATGCGCTGGATGATGAAATGGCTTTTTGGAAAATCTGCATTGTACCAACAACTTAGTCAGGACTGGAGAAGAAAATACACCAAACTTTGAGACAACATGCATGGAAAATAAGGTGGTAATGGAGCTCTACCGTAGGGTTGCTTGTGACTCCGCGAACACCACTGGCAATAAGTGGCAGTAGATCGGTGACAGGACGGCAGAGATTGTCATACCACGGCGACAGACCCTGAAGCTCATAAAGATCGTGAAGCCTGGTCCTCTTGGTTGGGGCACCGTTCCTTTCCTTGGCAGAAGCCATCGCACTGAAAATCACATCCCACACAGTAAGGTTACCAAGGCCATGTCCACAGGTTAGGTGAAACACAAACAAAGATCCTGAGGAGTTGTATAGTAAAATGCTCTAGGTAGAGACGAGTAAACGTCAATATGATTTTCAGGGAACTTGAGAAGCTGTTTCGCTATTAGTAAATGCGCATCTAGCACATGAACCTATACTTCTCTGTATCATAGTACCACTCTACCACATACCCGAAAGGCCGGAAAGACGTTCCTTTTATCCCGTTTTCAAACAAGGTGGTATGCAAATAGAATTCTTTCGACGCTTATAGAAAGCGTTGCTACTTTTGGCAGCGTCTAGCTGCTCTACGGCTACAGCGAGTCAGCGGCCCATGAGAAGCCAGAAGCGGCGGCGTGCAGCCGTGCTGCACAACCCAACCAGCTCCTTGCACGGGTCCTAAATAGGAGGGCCTGCTTGGCCAACTCCACACGGATCCTACCCCGCACGGCGACTCGAGAAGCTGGTATGCCACAAGGCTCCCCCACCGTCCATTCCCCGATCGGACGGCCGCTAACGCCCTTGACCTCGAGGACTCGGATCCGAGCGTCCCTATCGCCACATCATGCGGCGTGGTGGCCTACGCTACGCACCGGCGCGGCCGAGCAACAACCCGCGATCCAATCGAAGCCGCTGCTGATCTCGCTTCCAGTGCACGCAGAGAGATTAACAGCTCGAATCTTATCACACCTCGCCCAAATCATTCACCCTCACCCACTCAAGGTGCATGCTTACTTCAACCAAGCCACCAGTCCGATATTGCCGATTAGAGAAGGcgcgggcgaggaggaggaggaggagaggggaaggAGGGTGGCGTTACGCACATGATGGGGCTCCTGGTTCGGCCGGCGAGGGAGACGCGGACCCGGCGCGCGGCGGGGGCGAAGGCGAGCGCGGCGGAGCGGAGGGACGCcggcgggagcggcggcgcCACCGGCCTGGGCGCCGCCAGCTTGGAGATCGTGCCGGTCATCGCCGTCGTCGGGGTTGGTGAGAACTGAGAAGGGCAGATGGGGGTGCGGGGGTTGGTCGCTCACGGGGGTTTGGAGTTGAGATTGAGACGAGAAGGTGGTGCCCGTCAGCATCGTTAAGTAGACGACGCACTTGCTTGTGTCCGTCTGCCGCTTTTGCGCCTAGACCCCCTTGATTCCAACGTATTTCTTTTCTCATCCACGCTCAAAGGTTATTTTGTATTTTATCGAAAGCAAAAATGCATCTGACTTCTGTTCTCTCTCCTCCGCCGCCGATGGCTTCCTTGTCTAATTTGGCATGTTGATTACATCTCATCCCATGTGAAacgaaacaagaaaaaaattaacattCGACATATCCTATGAAACGCAACCAATGTATattatttcaaaatttgaaagtcCGGCTAAAACATGAGCGGTCAAATCGTCCATCTAAAATTTGCTCCCACTACCAGTTGATTATAGACAGGCACGGTAAAAAAATTCAGACAcaaccaaaatttgattttgaatgAAACTCTAGCCAAATTACACATGATTAAAATTTAGTCTACCTTTCGGTGTAACCAAATAGGCCATTGAACCACCTTCGTCCCCCGTGGAAAAGATGTCAGGTTGGAGATGGCTCCCTTTTGACAATGATAGGAGAGACATAGGAAATATGTTGAGTTGACGCTATCGGTTGAAATTGAGATCTCGGTCCTTCTCTTTTACTTAAGAAAAAGGTTGTaaaggggaaaagaaaaggagtggGTTGGTGGTGTTATTCATGCATAGCCGCATAGGATTGTTGAAGATATTTCCGCCATTTCACACGGATATAAAAAGCACATGATTTAAATACTAATCAATGAAATTGAACCATATTTGATACTACGAAATGACTTGTTTCAACTTTATCTATATCATTAACTAGATTTGGCAATGGCATTTTAGATCTCCTGGAGCTTTCCAACAGCACTAAAACAGGTCTGTAACTCCGtactatatatatgtgcattaGAATCGGATCCTCTGACTTTACCCGTCGGTGAAGTCAGGTGACTTCAAACCTCCGTGGATCGTTAGACCGTGGATGGATGGATCAAATGCACTGCTACAGCGTAACGAAACAGTAAAATTGATATGGTAAATCAACGGAACCGGTACCACAGTACTTTGCTACAGTAATTAACGTCAGGAAACTGTTTATCTACTTACAATTTTCTATTCTCTCGTAACTTCATACCCCTGAAGTCAGGGGATTCGGATCCATGTGCATCCCGTTGGACaaataacatgaaaaaaaacTTGTAAGAGACATGTAGGGAAAATATCTTAATAAATAATGTGACATctgggagttttttttatatcgACACCAGCGAGTAACCCAACtatgaaacaaaaaatatatatgcaacAACAGAGAAGTGCGTATGCTATCCTTTTATTCACTCATAAAGTTGTGCCATACTAATGAGAAGCCTACATACATACATCcattcatacatacatatatacatacacacaatGAGATTATTTTGCGCATATGTGCATAGTAGACTTGCGATGCGCGTTACCGACCGATTGAGCCAGCTTCTCCCTGCGTACCCCAGCCCTGCCTTCCATGAGTCAACAAACTAAGAGAGCTAATCCACCGAGTCATTATATATCCAACCCACCCAACAGAGCATACATATAGGAAATCTTTGTTGATTTTAATCGTTAAAATGTAATATCTCTAGAACTACGGATCTAATTTTCGATCCGTTTGAaacatattattataaaaaatatacttaATAAAATGAATCCATaaagactatattttgatgaagttttagtaTTATAACGGAGTTAATGACAAATACTACAATTACAACATGACGAACAATACAATTACACAGTAGATTAGTTACAACATGTTAGACACTTTAGTTACAACATAATAAACACTATAGTTATAATATGTTAAACAATACAGTTACAACATTACTAATTGTAACATGATCACGATTAGTTTACTATCAGTAAACTTGGACAGTTAAGTTACAATCTCACTATGTATATAATTATAACCAC
This region includes:
- the LOC133909511 gene encoding uncharacterized protein LOC133909511, which produces MTGTISKLAAPRPVAPPLPPASLRSAALAFAPAARRVRVSLAGRTRSPIIAMASAKERNGAPTKRTRLHDLYELQGLSPWYDNLCRPVTDLLPLIASGVRGVTSNPTIFQKAISSSSAYDEQFKQLISAGKDAESAYWELVIKDIQDACKLFESIYDETDGADGYVSVEVSPRLANDTQGTVEAAKWLHKVVNCPNVYIKIPATAECVPSIREVISNGISVNVTLIFSIARYEAVIDAYLDGLEASGLSDLSRVTSVASFFVSRVDTLIDKLLEKIGTPEALALRGKAAVAQAKLANQLYQKKFSGPRWEALAKKGARKQRLLWASTGVKNPAYPDTLYVDSLIGPDTVNTMPDQALQAFIDHGTISRTVDANVSEAEGLYSALEKLGIDWEGVGKQLELEGVDSFKKSFDSLLVSLQEKGNTLKTANV